A part of Limihaloglobus sulfuriphilus genomic DNA contains:
- the trmD gene encoding tRNA (guanosine(37)-N1)-methyltransferase TrmD, producing MRIDVLTLFPEMFESPLAHSIIRRARESNAVEIVLSNIRDFAADNYRKVDDKPYGGGPGMVMMCQPVFDCYESVKAQSTDKPRVIMMTPQGRKFDQQLAKELSREKRLMLIAGRYEGFDERIREGLDAEQISIGDYVLTGGELPAMVVIDAVARLLEGVLGDDASAVDESFSDGLLEYPQYTRPEVYRDMRVPEILLSGDHGKIAQWRKDKSLERTKKWRPDLLDGLPDNKK from the coding sequence ATGCGTATTGACGTTTTGACACTTTTTCCCGAGATGTTTGAATCTCCCCTGGCGCATTCGATAATAAGACGTGCCCGGGAGAGTAATGCAGTAGAGATAGTTCTTTCAAATATTAGAGATTTTGCCGCGGATAATTACCGCAAGGTCGATGATAAGCCCTACGGCGGCGGCCCGGGAATGGTGATGATGTGCCAACCGGTTTTTGACTGCTACGAATCGGTCAAAGCCCAAAGCACTGATAAACCAAGGGTTATAATGATGACGCCGCAGGGCCGCAAATTTGACCAGCAGCTTGCAAAGGAGCTGAGCCGTGAAAAACGGCTGATGCTGATTGCCGGCCGCTACGAAGGTTTTGACGAGCGTATCCGCGAAGGGCTTGATGCCGAGCAGATATCGATCGGCGACTATGTGCTTACCGGCGGGGAACTGCCGGCGATGGTAGTAATAGACGCTGTAGCAAGACTGCTCGAAGGTGTACTCGGCGATGATGCCAGTGCCGTTGATGAATCTTTCAGCGATGGATTGCTCGAGTATCCCCAATACACGCGGCCCGAGGTTTACCGTGACATGCGTGTTCCGGAAATACTGCTCAGCGGAGACCACGGCAAAATTGCCCAATGGCGAAAGGATAAATCTCTGGAACGAACGAAAAAATGGCGGCCCGATCTGCTTGACGGACTGCCAGATAATAAGAAATAA
- the rpsP gene encoding 30S ribosomal protein S16: MAVKLRMTRMGRRHRPFFRINAVDSRTPRDGRILEKIGHYDPIEKDKEKQIVLDVERAQYWMDKGAIPSETVSEILVKHGITDKHAIARKARRERALKIARKKGKAFTSAEKKAASGESEKK; the protein is encoded by the coding sequence ATGGCAGTAAAACTTAGAATGACAAGAATGGGCCGCAGGCACCGTCCTTTCTTCAGGATCAATGCCGTCGATTCACGCACTCCGCGTGACGGACGTATCCTCGAGAAAATCGGCCACTATGACCCAATCGAAAAAGACAAAGAAAAACAGATTGTTCTCGATGTAGAGCGTGCTCAGTACTGGATGGACAAGGGTGCTATACCCTCGGAAACCGTCTCTGAGATACTCGTTAAACACGGTATCACAGACAAGCACGCGATCGCGCGTAAAGCACGCCGCGAGAGAGCCTTGAAAATCGCCCGCAAGAAGGGTAAAGCCTTCACAAGTGCGGAGAAAAAGGCCGCTTCCGGTGAGTCTGAAAAGAAATAA
- the ffh gene encoding signal recognition particle protein codes for MFESLTDKFNTTFKKLSGRGRITEANVSDAMNEVRKALLEADVNYKVVKQFCKDVKQAAMGAEVINSLKPGQLMVKIVQDELTKLMGPEDSNIFFVSPGPTVILLAGLQGSGKTTTAAKLAYRLKKEGRKPMMVAVDLQRPAAIQQLQTLGEQIEVPVHCDFDTKDAVKVSKSGVKEAKKAGCDTVILDTAGRLHVDDELMTEVSNVAKATSPHQIYLVCDAMIGQDAVNSAKEFNNRLELDGVILTKLDGDARGGAALSVKAVTGKPVKFIGLGEKIDNLEHFHPDRMASRILGMGDVITLVEKAQEQFDEKEAEKMQNKMAKGTFGLDDFLKQMAKIRKMGGLMSMLKLMPGIGNKLEGLNMDDKEFNRIEGIIHSMTPAERSEPDMLNPSRRRRIAAGSGVNVTDVAGLVKQFRQSREMMKMMASGGGGGLGAMKGMMSGDMGAMGGMGQRKVKQRSKRKRVIKRKGKKRKVR; via the coding sequence TTGTTCGAGAGCCTTACAGACAAGTTTAATACGACATTCAAGAAGCTTTCGGGACGCGGCAGGATCACCGAAGCCAACGTCTCTGACGCCATGAATGAGGTGCGCAAGGCCCTGCTCGAAGCAGATGTTAACTATAAGGTAGTAAAGCAGTTCTGCAAAGATGTCAAGCAGGCCGCCATGGGTGCCGAGGTAATTAACAGCCTCAAGCCCGGCCAGCTGATGGTCAAAATCGTGCAGGATGAGCTTACTAAGCTGATGGGACCTGAGGACAGCAATATATTTTTTGTTTCTCCCGGGCCGACCGTTATCCTCCTTGCGGGTCTTCAGGGCAGCGGTAAGACAACTACCGCCGCGAAGCTGGCTTACAGGTTGAAAAAAGAAGGCCGCAAGCCTATGATGGTTGCCGTTGACCTCCAGCGTCCGGCGGCGATCCAGCAGCTTCAAACACTTGGCGAGCAGATTGAAGTGCCGGTACACTGTGATTTTGATACCAAAGATGCTGTCAAGGTCTCAAAGTCCGGCGTAAAAGAGGCAAAAAAAGCCGGTTGCGATACCGTTATACTCGATACCGCCGGCCGTCTGCACGTTGATGACGAGCTGATGACCGAGGTGTCCAATGTTGCAAAGGCTACCTCGCCGCACCAGATATACCTGGTCTGCGATGCTATGATTGGTCAGGATGCCGTTAATTCAGCCAAGGAATTCAATAACCGGCTTGAGCTGGACGGCGTAATTCTGACAAAACTCGACGGCGATGCCCGCGGCGGTGCGGCACTGAGTGTCAAGGCTGTAACCGGTAAGCCTGTTAAATTTATCGGTTTAGGCGAGAAGATTGACAATCTCGAACACTTTCACCCGGACAGGATGGCCAGCCGCATACTCGGCATGGGCGATGTAATTACCCTCGTTGAGAAAGCACAGGAGCAGTTCGACGAAAAAGAAGCCGAGAAAATGCAGAACAAGATGGCCAAAGGCACCTTTGGGCTGGACGATTTTCTCAAGCAGATGGCAAAAATCCGCAAAATGGGCGGTTTGATGAGTATGCTCAAACTTATGCCGGGTATCGGCAATAAGCTTGAGGGGCTCAATATGGACGATAAGGAGTTTAACCGTATTGAGGGTATTATCCATTCGATGACGCCGGCGGAGCGGAGTGAGCCGGACATGCTTAACCCCTCTCGCAGACGCAGGATAGCCGCAGGCAGCGGTGTTAATGTTACCGATGTTGCCGGACTGGTCAAGCAGTTCAGGCAAAGCCGCGAAATGATGAAGATGATGGCATCAGGCGGTGGCGGCGGCCTCGGCGCGATGAAGGGTATGATGAGCGGCGATATGGGTGCTATGGGAGGCATGGGCCAGCGAAAGGTTAAACAGCGTTCAAAACGCAAACGTGTCATCAAACGAAAAGGTAAAAAAAGAAAAGTACGCTAA
- a CDS encoding TRAP transporter substrate-binding protein, which produces MDRKLVITLTIVMILSANLLTGCGKSDGQNGEASAEQKAVELSYSVFFPPSHIQCVTAQEWADEIKERSDGRINITIHSGGTLTKAPQCYEGVVAGISDIGMSCFAYTRGRFPLLEGLDLPLGYPTGGAATGIATKLAFDFNPEELKDVKLLYIHAHGPGILASKKPVKKLEDMAGLKVRATGLSAKLVESLGATPIAMSQPETYEALQKGVVDATFCPIETLKGWNQGEVINYVTDTSAIGYTTSMFVVMNRDKWNSLDPELQEIIDQVSQEWIAKHGAAWDEADREGLEFVEGLGKEVITLSEEEEKRWVEAVSPILDNFKKKTQETGLPGAQFLEAIQVELEQHK; this is translated from the coding sequence ATGGACCGCAAATTAGTTATTACTCTCACGATAGTTATGATATTGTCTGCAAACCTTTTAACAGGCTGCGGCAAATCGGACGGCCAGAACGGTGAGGCTTCAGCAGAACAAAAGGCTGTTGAGCTCTCATACAGTGTCTTTTTCCCGCCCAGCCACATACAATGCGTTACCGCTCAAGAGTGGGCAGACGAGATAAAGGAGCGTTCAGACGGCAGAATCAACATAACGATTCACTCCGGAGGCACACTCACTAAAGCTCCGCAATGCTATGAAGGTGTAGTTGCAGGCATTTCGGATATAGGCATGAGCTGTTTTGCTTATACACGGGGCCGTTTCCCCCTTCTTGAGGGGCTCGACCTGCCGCTTGGGTACCCAACCGGCGGTGCCGCTACTGGAATCGCAACCAAGCTGGCCTTTGATTTTAATCCGGAAGAACTTAAAGATGTAAAACTTCTTTACATACACGCTCACGGCCCGGGGATTCTTGCCTCTAAAAAGCCGGTAAAAAAACTTGAGGACATGGCCGGACTTAAAGTGCGTGCAACCGGCCTCTCGGCAAAACTGGTAGAGAGTCTCGGAGCAACCCCTATCGCTATGAGCCAGCCGGAAACATACGAAGCCCTTCAAAAAGGAGTCGTTGATGCTACATTCTGCCCGATAGAGACATTGAAAGGCTGGAACCAGGGAGAGGTAATCAACTATGTAACTGACACTTCAGCAATTGGTTATACAACTTCCATGTTTGTCGTCATGAACAGGGACAAATGGAACTCTCTCGATCCCGAGCTGCAGGAGATTATTGACCAGGTAAGTCAGGAATGGATAGCAAAGCATGGAGCCGCCTGGGATGAGGCGGACAGGGAAGGACTTGAATTTGTGGAAGGCCTTGGCAAAGAGGTTATAACACTTTCTGAGGAAGAAGAAAAACGCTGGGTCGAGGCAGTCTCGCCAATTCTCGATAATTTCAAGAAAAAAACCCAGGAAACAGGCCTGCCCGGAGCCCAATTCCTTGAGGCTATTCAGGTTGAATTAGAACAGCATAAGTAA
- a CDS encoding TRAP transporter small permease subunit, with translation MDKFLFRLRTIYVFSLKHLTLGLVVVSGLGVLTMTAVTCLDIILRMKPLNRPITGAYDIVQIAGCISLAAALPYTTAVKGHVAIEFFFQKFNRRGRIIVDSFMRLMAMALFYLMGHHCIIYGNSMLKAKQVTQTLQLPIFWLPWLIGGCCFVVILVIAYNLVNPGREMIKP, from the coding sequence ATGGATAAATTTCTATTTAGACTCAGAACAATATATGTCTTTTCGCTCAAACATCTGACTCTGGGTTTGGTCGTTGTATCAGGATTAGGCGTTCTGACAATGACAGCCGTAACCTGCCTTGATATAATACTGCGAATGAAACCGCTGAACAGGCCCATAACAGGAGCTTACGATATCGTACAAATAGCCGGCTGCATTAGTCTTGCCGCTGCGCTGCCCTACACGACAGCGGTAAAAGGACATGTTGCAATAGAATTCTTTTTCCAGAAATTCAACAGGCGGGGCCGCATAATTGTTGATTCGTTCATGCGGCTGATGGCAATGGCGCTATTTTATTTGATGGGACACCACTGCATTATCTATGGTAACAGTATGCTCAAGGCCAAACAGGTTACACAGACACTTCAGCTGCCGATATTCTGGCTGCCATGGCTTATAGGCGGATGCTGTTTTGTCGTTATCCTTGTCATTGCTTACAACCTGGTAAATCCGGGCAGGGAGATGATCAAACCATGA
- a CDS encoding TRAP transporter large permease, translating into MTPVQIGIIGCVFLFVLLAASMPVAFSMAIIGFVGFAAVVNPDAAASMLSMNLYDTFTSYSLTVIPLFVFMGQVCFHSGISRRLFDAAYKWLGHMPGGLAIATVGACTGFGAICGSGPATAATMAAVALPEMKRYKYDMELGCGAVAAGGSLGMLIPPSVVFIVYGILTEESVGKLFIAGIGPGLLIALLFCLTIYINCKRRPHLGPASEPFSWKARLKATAGVAETLLLFLLVIGGMFLGLFTPTEAAAVGAAGSIIVALMRKKLSFSMLKRSLVETARTSCMVMIIVTGAVIFGRFLTVTHIPYELASALTGLSVPSWVIIGLIIFFYLIVGCFVDALALIMLTIPIFYPVVIELGYNAIWFGVIIVIVTQMGVISPPVGVCVYVVSGIERDVPLQKIFRGAMPFLAALIIAAILLMIFPKICLFLPELIG; encoded by the coding sequence ATGACTCCCGTTCAAATCGGCATAATCGGGTGTGTTTTCCTGTTTGTTCTGCTGGCGGCGAGTATGCCGGTAGCCTTTTCGATGGCTATAATAGGCTTTGTCGGTTTCGCGGCCGTTGTGAACCCTGATGCCGCCGCAAGTATGCTTTCAATGAACCTTTATGACACTTTTACCTCGTACAGCCTTACTGTGATTCCGCTTTTTGTTTTCATGGGGCAGGTTTGTTTTCACTCCGGCATAAGCCGCAGGCTTTTTGACGCGGCTTATAAATGGCTCGGGCACATGCCGGGCGGGCTGGCGATAGCAACCGTTGGAGCATGCACCGGTTTTGGAGCGATATGCGGATCCGGCCCGGCAACAGCGGCTACGATGGCGGCAGTAGCTCTGCCCGAAATGAAACGATACAAATATGATATGGAGCTGGGCTGCGGTGCGGTAGCTGCCGGCGGAAGCCTTGGTATGCTTATTCCGCCAAGTGTGGTCTTTATAGTTTACGGAATCTTAACAGAAGAGTCTGTCGGAAAACTATTTATAGCCGGTATTGGCCCTGGTCTGCTGATTGCCCTGCTGTTCTGCCTGACTATATATATAAACTGTAAACGGCGCCCTCATCTTGGACCGGCATCAGAGCCTTTCAGCTGGAAAGCCCGCCTTAAAGCCACTGCCGGCGTAGCTGAAACACTTCTATTGTTTTTACTGGTAATAGGCGGTATGTTTCTGGGGCTCTTCACCCCAACAGAAGCCGCCGCGGTAGGAGCTGCCGGAAGCATTATAGTAGCACTGATGAGAAAAAAACTCAGTTTTTCAATGCTTAAACGCTCTTTGGTTGAAACTGCCCGAACCTCGTGCATGGTTATGATAATAGTTACAGGAGCTGTCATATTCGGACGGTTCCTTACTGTAACACACATACCTTACGAGCTGGCTTCTGCCCTTACCGGCCTTTCAGTTCCAAGCTGGGTTATAATCGGGCTGATAATATTTTTCTATTTGATTGTCGGCTGCTTCGTTGACGCTCTAGCACTTATTATGCTGACTATCCCGATTTTTTATCCGGTTGTGATCGAGCTTGGTTACAACGCTATATGGTTCGGGGTTATTATCGTTATCGTAACACAAATGGGTGTTATCAGCCCGCCGGTAGGTGTATGCGTATATGTTGTCAGCGGAATCGAACGAGATGTGCCGCTCCAGAAGATATTCAGGGGAGCAATGCCGTTTCTGGCTGCACTTATAATCGCGGCGATTCTTCTGATGATTTTTCCAAAAATATGTCTTTTCCTTCCTGAATTGATTGGTTAA
- a CDS encoding universal stress protein, giving the protein MAYEPQIKYSKILFCTDFSENSDFAFDYALYAARSCADSELFVLHVVPESQSQFWKTYIYEIENVDDKARADIDARIKESYLVKVPEGMKIDIEFRIGKENEEILDFAKEIGADLIVIGRHNSSVFESAFFGNITEKIVRKAHCPILVVPSPFAHK; this is encoded by the coding sequence ATGGCCTATGAACCTCAAATAAAGTACAGTAAGATACTCTTTTGCACCGACTTCTCAGAGAATTCTGATTTCGCATTCGATTATGCCCTCTACGCGGCACGAAGCTGCGCCGACTCCGAGCTGTTTGTCCTGCATGTTGTGCCGGAATCACAATCACAGTTCTGGAAAACATACATCTATGAGATTGAAAACGTTGACGACAAGGCCAGGGCGGATATCGATGCACGTATAAAAGAATCGTATCTGGTAAAAGTCCCCGAAGGGATGAAGATCGATATAGAATTCCGCATCGGTAAAGAAAACGAGGAAATCCTTGATTTCGCAAAAGAAATCGGAGCAGACCTTATTGTAATAGGCAGGCACAACTCAAGTGTATTTGAGTCAGCTTTCTTTGGCAATATCACAGAAAAAATTGTCAGAAAAGCCCACTGCCCTATCCTGGTTGTCCCTTCCCCTTTTGCACATAAATAG
- the efp gene encoding elongation factor P, whose translation MKASEMKKGMTVTLDDTLYTIVDYQHVKLGKGGAVYQTKLRNLIDGGIRDIRLRAEENIEQAYLDKRKYEYLYSAGSEHVIMDLETYDQVSLDDEQFGDAKLYLKPNEQLQVSMYQEKPIQVDLPTTVDLEVTDTAPEIKGATATNQYKPATLETGLTVSVPPFVKIGEMIRIDTRTGDYVTRVKE comes from the coding sequence ATGAAAGCATCTGAAATGAAAAAAGGTATGACAGTAACACTGGATGACACACTCTATACGATAGTAGATTACCAGCACGTAAAACTGGGAAAAGGCGGAGCTGTTTACCAGACTAAACTGCGCAATCTTATTGACGGCGGAATCCGTGATATCCGCCTGCGCGCCGAGGAAAATATTGAGCAGGCTTACCTCGATAAACGCAAATATGAATACCTCTATTCTGCAGGCTCAGAGCATGTAATAATGGACCTGGAGACATATGACCAGGTGAGCCTTGATGATGAGCAGTTCGGCGATGCCAAACTCTACCTCAAGCCCAATGAGCAGCTTCAGGTGTCAATGTACCAGGAAAAACCGATACAGGTCGATCTGCCAACAACGGTTGATCTCGAAGTAACCGACACCGCCCCCGAGATTAAGGGAGCTACAGCGACAAACCAGTACAAACCCGCTACACTTGAAACAGGGCTTACGGTTTCTGTGCCGCCGTTTGTTAAAATCGGTGAAATGATCAGGATTGATACCAGAACAGGCGACTATGTCACCAGGGTTAAAGAATAA
- the secA gene encoding preprotein translocase subunit SecA → MFPVIGKFLAKTFGTRNDRLVKAYMQTAVKAAEFEDKFKSQSDEQLKANTQRFREEVNSGERSVNDILPEAFAVVREAARRNMEMRHYDVQLVGGNVLSDGKIAEMATGEGKTLVATLAAYLIHITGKRVHVVTVNDYLASRDAEWMSPVYNALGLSVGAIQNDMDPGGDERKSIYKMDIVYGTNNEFGFDYLRDNMKMSISQICQGELESAIIDEVDSILIDEARTPLIISGPAMDDVDRYRKADGVVRELISMQRGYTNIESQIKQAQHKAAEAEGIAADAKKVKDKQRSAKYEAIAQENLAKQQQLEEKLEGMTQYYEVELDRKAVHLTHEGVGEAQKIAGIGSFFTGNNMDWPHLLEQGLRAHVCFEREKDYVVMDGKVVIVDEFTGRLMHGRQWSDGLHQAVEAKERVQIKEESQTLATVTLQNFFKLYDQLAGMTGTAMTEAQEFMDIYKLDVVSIPTNRPCIRDDRDDLIYKDMRDKFNSIVEEINEISGQGRPILVGTVSIEKSEAISTALHRKYGVEHEVLNAKQHAREATIVEKAGQQHTDSRGNRRGNVTIATNMAGRGTDIKLGEGVAELGGLHIIGTERHESRRIDNQLRGRAGRQGDKGSSQFFLCFDDDLLRIFAPDWVIKALAKKGMLEGEAIDHPWISRGIEKAQRKVEEKNFEARKSLLEYDEVMDYQRKTFYGRRRKVLEGKELRETIFDKIENVVETLCDDVLDETYPYRAAAAWILHTFGVDIDIKKIYGLEQSEVEAIVRKDAAQNARGKISMTIAEFLEDWDDPSSWKLSDLSKWAMSTFNANLSVSKLRELSADEIESEIGDAAQEQIMKKDFSGIVEFLDEDFAVKTLQTHLRERFTLDISLDQLKSLPKKEIKTVIVEKLDEKYQRKETACSADMMCQMAYGENRQNVYSLDNLANRANRLYDIGFDSDKLREMKPEQVHKQLVEAAQNLRGQKLRDMIDREYSSRSREDFIKWAKSRFEIKTEIEISDDEDIRAQVFREAQNFLRQDMSRLEQFILLQVYDSAWKEHLYAMDKLRDTIFLRSFAEKDPKLEYKQEGFRMFNEMLDIIDSSVTERIFKVQLAPGVRSRNVYNVSSASHQQAAGFDVSDKQRAAAAGPQNQQGVKQIIRTERKVGRNDPCPCGSGKKYKKCCGRN, encoded by the coding sequence ATGTTTCCAGTTATCGGCAAGTTTTTAGCAAAAACATTCGGAACGCGCAACGACAGGCTGGTCAAGGCATATATGCAGACCGCTGTCAAAGCCGCCGAATTTGAAGATAAATTCAAATCGCAAAGCGACGAGCAGCTCAAAGCCAATACACAGCGTTTTCGTGAGGAGGTAAACTCCGGAGAACGCTCTGTTAATGATATTCTGCCCGAGGCTTTTGCCGTTGTACGTGAAGCGGCAAGGCGCAACATGGAAATGCGGCATTATGATGTGCAGCTTGTCGGCGGAAACGTGCTTTCAGACGGCAAAATCGCTGAAATGGCAACCGGTGAGGGTAAAACCCTGGTTGCAACACTGGCGGCATACCTTATACATATAACCGGAAAACGCGTGCATGTGGTTACGGTCAACGACTACCTCGCATCGCGTGACGCGGAATGGATGAGCCCTGTTTACAACGCCCTGGGGCTTTCTGTGGGGGCAATACAAAACGACATGGATCCGGGCGGAGACGAACGTAAGTCCATCTACAAAATGGATATAGTGTACGGAACTAACAACGAGTTCGGTTTCGACTATCTCCGGGACAATATGAAGATGTCCATATCGCAGATTTGCCAGGGTGAGCTCGAAAGCGCAATAATCGATGAGGTTGACTCAATCCTGATTGATGAGGCTCGTACCCCGCTTATCATCAGCGGCCCTGCGATGGACGATGTTGACCGCTACCGCAAGGCTGACGGCGTCGTAAGAGAGCTGATAAGTATGCAGCGAGGCTACACAAATATAGAGTCCCAGATAAAACAAGCGCAGCACAAAGCCGCGGAGGCCGAAGGCATCGCGGCAGATGCCAAAAAGGTCAAAGACAAGCAGCGTTCCGCAAAATATGAGGCAATAGCCCAGGAGAACCTTGCAAAACAGCAGCAGCTCGAGGAAAAGCTCGAGGGTATGACACAATACTACGAGGTTGAGCTTGACAGAAAAGCCGTTCACCTTACACATGAAGGCGTTGGCGAAGCCCAGAAAATTGCCGGAATCGGCTCATTCTTCACCGGAAACAATATGGACTGGCCCCACCTGCTTGAACAGGGCCTGCGGGCGCACGTATGTTTTGAGCGTGAAAAGGATTACGTCGTCATGGACGGCAAGGTTGTCATCGTTGACGAGTTTACCGGCCGCCTTATGCACGGCAGGCAGTGGTCAGACGGGCTTCACCAGGCAGTAGAGGCAAAAGAACGTGTCCAGATCAAAGAAGAATCCCAGACCCTGGCAACAGTAACTCTCCAGAATTTCTTTAAGCTCTATGACCAGCTTGCAGGTATGACCGGTACTGCCATGACAGAGGCTCAGGAGTTTATGGATATCTATAAACTTGACGTAGTTTCGATACCAACAAATAGGCCGTGCATACGGGATGACCGCGACGACCTGATTTATAAGGACATGCGGGATAAATTCAACTCCATCGTAGAAGAGATCAACGAAATCAGCGGCCAGGGACGGCCAATCCTGGTAGGTACCGTAAGCATCGAAAAGTCCGAAGCGATATCAACCGCCCTTCACCGCAAATACGGCGTGGAACATGAGGTGCTAAATGCCAAACAGCACGCCCGTGAAGCCACGATCGTGGAAAAAGCCGGCCAGCAGCACACTGATTCTCGCGGAAACCGCCGCGGAAATGTTACAATAGCAACAAACATGGCGGGCCGAGGCACCGATATCAAGCTCGGCGAAGGTGTAGCAGAGCTTGGCGGACTGCATATTATTGGTACTGAACGTCATGAATCGAGACGTATCGACAACCAGCTCAGGGGACGTGCCGGAAGGCAGGGAGATAAAGGCTCAAGCCAGTTTTTCCTGTGTTTCGATGATGACCTCCTGCGCATATTCGCCCCCGATTGGGTCATTAAAGCCCTTGCCAAAAAAGGAATGCTGGAAGGCGAGGCTATCGACCATCCCTGGATAAGCAGAGGAATTGAAAAGGCTCAGAGAAAAGTAGAGGAAAAGAACTTCGAAGCCCGTAAATCACTGCTCGAATATGATGAAGTGATGGATTACCAGCGGAAAACATTCTATGGCCGCAGAAGAAAAGTCCTTGAGGGCAAAGAGCTTAGAGAGACAATTTTCGATAAGATAGAAAACGTCGTAGAAACATTATGCGATGATGTTCTTGATGAAACGTATCCTTACAGGGCTGCGGCGGCGTGGATACTGCACACTTTCGGCGTTGACATCGACATCAAAAAGATATACGGTCTCGAACAAAGTGAAGTTGAGGCGATTGTCCGCAAAGACGCCGCCCAGAACGCACGCGGCAAAATATCAATGACAATAGCCGAGTTCCTGGAAGACTGGGATGATCCGAGCAGCTGGAAGCTCTCCGACCTGTCAAAATGGGCAATGTCAACATTCAACGCCAATCTTTCTGTCTCAAAGCTCAGGGAGCTATCCGCTGACGAAATAGAAAGCGAAATAGGCGATGCCGCCCAGGAACAAATCATGAAAAAGGATTTTTCAGGCATTGTAGAATTTCTTGACGAAGACTTCGCGGTCAAAACTCTCCAGACCCATCTTCGCGAAAGATTCACCCTGGATATATCTCTTGATCAGCTCAAGTCTCTGCCAAAAAAAGAAATTAAAACTGTAATAGTTGAAAAACTTGACGAGAAATACCAACGCAAGGAAACCGCCTGCTCTGCTGATATGATGTGCCAGATGGCCTATGGTGAAAACAGGCAAAACGTTTACTCGCTTGATAATCTGGCAAACCGTGCAAACCGGCTTTATGACATCGGATTTGATTCTGACAAACTGCGTGAGATGAAACCCGAACAGGTTCATAAGCAGCTTGTGGAAGCCGCCCAGAACCTGCGGGGACAAAAGCTGCGGGATATGATTGATCGTGAATACAGCTCCCGAAGCCGCGAAGATTTCATAAAGTGGGCCAAAAGCCGTTTTGAAATCAAAACAGAAATCGAAATCTCCGATGATGAAGATATTCGTGCCCAGGTGTTTAGAGAGGCACAGAACTTTCTGCGTCAGGACATGTCTCGTCTGGAACAGTTTATCCTTCTGCAGGTGTACGACAGTGCATGGAAAGAGCATCTTTACGCGATGGATAAGCTGCGGGATACAATCTTCCTGAGGTCATTCGCTGAAAAGGACCCTAAACTTGAATACAAGCAGGAAGGGTTCAGGATGTTTAATGAAATGCTTGACATCATTGACAGCAGCGTTACTGAAAGGATCTTCAAGGTACAGCTGGCACCGGGTGTTCGCAGCAGAAATGTTTATAACGTCTCATCTGCGAGCCATCAGCAAGCCGCCGGTTTTGATGTATCAGACAAACAGCGGGCAGCAGCGGCAGGACCTCAGAACCAGCAGGGAGTTAAGCAGATAATCAGAACCGAACGAAAAGTCGGAAGAAACGATCCTTGCCCCTGCGGCAGCGGGAAAAAATACAAAAAATGCTGTGGAAGAAACTAA
- a CDS encoding HYExAFE family protein: protein MKTAGKNHYEQAFEAYLSVNSVVYSRIRQESRFCWKERKIKSFDYFVRLANGPHMALEVKGRSFYGKTLDGLKGAQSWVSADDIEGLDRWLCVSQDIQAAGFIFAYLIKRADFDGNGAEIFEFDGRYYAFYYVDFNRYCNSMKRRSSSWRTVYMPAASFRQAAVETSAILRPDDSRF from the coding sequence ATGAAAACTGCTGGAAAAAATCATTACGAGCAGGCATTTGAGGCTTATCTGTCAGTGAACTCTGTAGTTTACTCCCGTATTCGGCAAGAGAGCAGGTTCTGCTGGAAAGAGAGAAAGATCAAGAGTTTCGATTATTTTGTCCGCCTTGCTAACGGGCCGCATATGGCTTTGGAAGTTAAAGGCCGCAGTTTTTATGGTAAAACTCTTGATGGATTGAAAGGAGCTCAGAGCTGGGTAAGTGCCGATGATATTGAAGGGCTGGACAGGTGGCTTTGTGTTTCGCAAGATATTCAGGCTGCCGGTTTCATCTTTGCTTATCTGATAAAAAGAGCTGATTTTGATGGTAACGGTGCTGAAATATTTGAATTTGACGGGCGGTATTACGCTTTCTATTATGTGGATTTTAACCGTTACTGTAATTCCATGAAACGCCGGAGCAGCAGCTGGCGGACTGTTTATATGCCCGCCGCCAGTTTCAGGCAGGCGGCGGTAGAGACATCTGCCATATTGCGGCCTGATGACAGCCGTTTCTGA